GAAGGAGGTGAAGTCTATATTTGAACCTAAAATATACAGCCCAGGAGAACATCCTGTCAAATACAAGATGACAGATAATTTCTCTCTCACCAAGTGCATGTAGTAATGAGTTTAAATCAGACTGAAATAGGACCATATCCCAAAATAGTTATAAAATCTGTAGCAAGAAATAAGGGCAGCAATAATATATGATACCTGCTATGTAAGGGAGAATTGACTCTACAGTGTTATACTAATGAACTACTAAATCTCTTCCctaattttaaagtataattttatagaaatgtaTCCTGCAGATTTATAGTTTGCTTAATcagagaataattttaaaaagaaatatcaaataataatCCAAAATACTGTTTGCATGTGTGAGTTAGGTATATCCTTTGCAATTTCTTCCTATTTGAAACTACTAAAATCTTTCATATATCATCACTCAATTTAGAAAGGCCTTCTCAATCATCATCTATGAGGAATGCTCTTTAAATATACTATTTCCATATGTTTGTGAAGGAGAAGTGGACagtagaggaggagatggttggatggcatcacagactcaatggacatgcgtttgagcaagctctggggagatggtgaaggacagggaagcctggtgtgctgcagtccatggggtcacaaagagtcgaacacgactgagcaactgaacgatgACAAATATATTTGGTAGAATAcctttctttcaatttttatttaacaaaagttttatatatacatatatatatatatttaagatgtacAGCACGATCTTTTGATACTCATATACCTAGTGAACTGATGACTACAGTCAAATACCTGAGATCTACTCTCAGCAAATTTCTAATATACAACACAGTAATTAGTAAGTAtaatcaccatgttgtacattgAATCCAAGAACTTATTTAGTAGAATGACAGTGACAATTGACATTTGTGCCAATCAGTATCAGGTActtctgagagggtaacaggcaggaaggccaggggtctccaaatagaggaaatagcctgcaagtgtcagacatttttatctctcttaagcggcaggaggaaacaaactagcaatattttttccttctctatacaaatttaaagggaggtttctcttaaaatattgtgttgccataatgacacccggtttcgcctgaagttagctattctcgagtctagagataaccaatgcctttttcttatggaaatgtttgtcttaagctatgctaatgtactatgcctttaccccaaaactctgtctccaagtcggttccgcctcttggcccagaacctacttgacaaaccagtatggatattgttcccctaatctatgtaaatgaaactatttgtatggtggtctgcccttcttcaagattcaagttaatcattttatggcccaggataaaccatttatcccaaaatgcatcttatgggtgaggggcctggtgccattctgaattttaagacattcctttctttcattaacagactgctagtgactatataacatccagctaaacactagcaggggggtactctttctgcccccttctgatgcctatgtcagaagctttctctatctcctttatactttaataaaactttattacacaaaagctctgagcgatcaagcctcgtctctggccccggattgaattcttctcctccgggggccaagaatcccggtgtattcgcgtgattcaacaacaacctttcatcttgggggctcgtccgggatccttcaggacaaggtaaggatgcttggagctttagttctttgttctcttagcgaacacgttttctgctatgctttactaactctaccgtgtgcttgtgtgaatgaatggcatgccctgcgtgaaacaagtaaggagccctgctctgcggttccacggtgatctcatacggctcatggcagaaacctgtcggggcgttataccgacctgccaatgccaagaggcacccaatgtctccttcgggaaccgaccagaaatgggcaaagcgtgtggaccgaactgtcctttctcggtcaaacttttcggtctctttgaccatttcataactccttgggaattagaagtactaacctaatctatcggatcatagactttcaagggacttgtgatctatactgttactgtgtactgtggcttaggtcccaaacttggattggtagtcaagaaagtgtctagcctcgctaggaatcgaaagttcggaagctagatggagctctagctcccagaacatctctgaggttaaaggttactcagattgggactgcgatgggtttttttttttcctttggtaatgccggctcttagtggatcagaggaggctgttatactggtgtggtgatgcttggaaagaacatctcagtttaaTGTTCGCgtcggtcttattgtggtcaggaaatactcagggtcgtgcacaggcactcaggtgacgaatgtttcctacagcggtcttagcttgggaggcattccgggaggttactctgattcaccccgggtgacatcagaggcaagcaaggttaagggtgaagagctggacgtcaagtagggatgctatcaagtctacccctggtacatccccaccccatctcggtggtagaaccgggagggacgagtacggcccctgcgtcggtaagggacagactaagtccgaccaggaaggaaaagcttttggtgtaacgtctgtctacacccccatctagagcagggagggacgcctccggtagaaaaaatggcgctggtcgcttttttttctctcttacagatgggagctaacaattccagcctcactcctttgaactgtatcctgaaaaactgggatagatttgatccccagggcttaaagaagacacacctggtcttcctatgtgatactgcatggccacggtatccattggaggacggcgaacggtggccagttggagggtctcttaagtataatactgttctacaattagaccggttctgtaaggaacaagggaaatgggtagaagtagcatatgtgttgccctttttctctctgcgaaatatgccagacttatgtcctaagggtatagatttgggtgtgaaaccttcagctcctccCTATCCTCTTCCTTTGCCCCCGTACCTgggactccaaactgggattcaaattgcccacatggaggtccaaacaactcctgtctcagtacgacctcagactactctggtttcagtagaaactcagaccatcgaagtaagcgatgagatggaggacaggagacaaagagaagaggaaaaacaggtttctccaatctatccctgggatcatatgcgcagagcagccagagagactgaggaacagccacacaagctgttgcctctttatgaaacacccaccgggagaaataatcagtccatgagagttaataagcctttttcttatcaagaaatacaaagaatcaaggaggatctgggagactatttagaggacccagaaaaatatatcagagcttttaaaggtgttactttgctttatgatctcacttggaaggatgtgatgtatatcttgggacaaacgctgactcctgagtcaaagactcgagttttgggaaaagcggttgcttatggagatgagtggcttggtaatgaatcagtagggaagagggagaacgagatagcggccctccccactgggaatcaggcggtcccaactatagaaccagactgggactacaacacagctaaaggaagatgggatcagagtcattttgttagatgtattcttgaaggacttaggcaggcgcgttctaagcctttaaactatggcaaattggcagatatagaacaggaagagaaagaagctcctggtaaattcctagatagactgagagaaggccttcgcagattcactgagattgatcccgaaagtgaagagggaaaagtgatcttaaaggatagatttctcactcagtcggctccagatatccgccgtaagctattaaaacaggcgtatggaccaaatcagtctttagatactctgttacaactggctcagacagtctattatggtagggaatatgaggaaaagaaagaaaggcaaaaaaagacaaaggaaaaggcggaagccttcgccatggctatgaaaaacgttcttaaacagcctgagaaaaatgcccagaggggcccaggtgaaaagggatgggcttgctactgCTGTGggaaggaggggcacctcaagcgggattgccctcaggcatctaagccgcccccggctccatgtccggtctgcaaaggaccacactggaagagagactgtccccagaggcgtaggtctccggggtcggactctcaagacaatcaggactgaaggtgcccgggggtccccacacaagctcccgtcctaattacacctgaggaaccccgggtattaatagttgtggggggccaatccgtcgatttccttttagatactggggcaacttattctgtgcttactgaagcccctggcccactttcttcccgatccgcttccgtaatgggactgtctggacgagccaaaaggtattatttcagttattctttatcttgcaactgggattctgtgctgttttcacacgagtttctgattgtgccagaatctccctcaccccttttgggaagggatatactgagcaaggtccatgcctctgttttcatgaatatggagccctccctttctctccctttagttgaacaaaatgtaaatcctagagtatgggctgatggaaaatctgtgggtcgagcacaaaatgctattcctgtagttgttaagctcaaagacccacacgtatttccacataagaagcagtatccactgaaacctgaagttaaagaagggttaaaacccatcatcgaaaatttaaaggaacagggactattaattccctgtaacagtccttgcaacactcctattttgggtataaagaaatcgaatggtaaatggagactagttcaagatttacgaataataaatgaggctgtagttcctttacaccccgtggtgcctaatccttatactctattgtctgaaattcctgaacgggccaaatatttctcagtaattgatttaaaggatgccttctattcagtgcctttggcggaagaaagtcaattcctatttgcctttgaagaccctacgcagccagcttctcagttaacctggacagttttgccccagggatttcgtgacagtcctcacttattcggacaaagtttgtcacgggatttacaaaactttaatagctctgaagcagtggtgttacaatatgtagatgatattttgctctgtgctgagacagaggaagcttgttcgcgagcctcagaagatttcttaaactttctggcaggctgtggttacaaggcatcaagagaaaaggctcagctttgtcaacaatcggttagatatctgggcctaatcatatcaaaagggactagggccataggccctgagagaattaaacctatactaaatcaccccctacctatgactttaagacaattgagaggatttttgggaatcacaggttactgtcgcatttggattccgggttatggggaacttgcccggcctttatataaacttatagctgaaactcagcaggcccaaactgacaaactggtttggtctccagaaactcaaaaggcttttaaggttcttcagactgctctcctgcaagctccagctctgagcttgcccacagggtcagaatttaatttgtttgtcactgaaagaaaaggtgtggcattgggagttttgacacaaccccgagggcctcaccaacaacctattgcttatctaagcagagaattagatgtagttgcacgtgggtggccccactgcctaagagtaattggggcagctgctttattagcacctgaagctttaaaaataattaatggacgaaaccttactgtactgacttctcatgatgtgagtggaatcttaaattctaaggttaatatttggatgacagacagtaggcttcttaagtatcagtcattgttgttagaaggaccagtaactaagcttaaagtttgtggaaatttaaatcctgccactttccttcctgagaaggaaaatgaaacacctgatcacgattgttctcaattcctaactttaaactatgcagctcgggaggatctaaaggataccccattagacaatcctgacatggaaatatttacagatggcagttcttttgttcaggatggaaagcgtaaagcaggttacgccgtggtgactgctgaacaggttttagaagcaaaatctctcccccaggaaactagtgctcagttagcggagcttgtggccctgacccgagctctagagttaagcaaagggcagcgggtAAATATCTATACAgattctaagtatgcttatttgactttacatgctcatgctgcaatatggaaagagagacactttaaaacagcaacaggagaacctattaagcatttcagagagatcgagagacttttaactgctatatattgtcctaaagaagtagctgttatgcaCTGCAAAGGGCACAGCAAGGATGGGAGTAAAATAGCCGAAGGTAATCATctggctgactgtcaagccagaaaagCGGCACTTTACGAAACCCCTTCACTACAGAcgcctttgatctggacaggtcctgtggaacaggaaagACCACAATATACTgaagaagaattagaaagatatgagaaacgaggagcaaagattactgataaaggatggttacagtccgaggatggacgattaataattcctgaaaatgctcagtggaaaattcttaagggtttacatcagagttttcatttgggtgcTGAGAGTACTTACCAAATGGTTTCTCGtttgtttgaaggtaaaaatgtaatgaaaactttaaagaatattatcaaaaggtgtgagatttgtcaaaaaaataacccaaagactgaaaagctagcaaaatctggattacaacgaagtgggaagtatcctggagaggattgggaaattgattttactcatatgccaaaagctaatggatattcttgcttacaagtttgggtagatacctttactggatggattgaggcttttccctgtcgtagtgaacaggctaaggaggttataaagattttaattcatgaaattatccccaggtttgggctgccacggagccttcagagtgacaatggctccgcctttaaagctgctgtaactcagggggtatctaaagctctaggaatagaatatcacttacactgttcctggagaccacAATCCTCCGGAAAagttgaaaaagctaatgacattatcaaaaggCATCTGcgcaaattaactcaagagacgcaggacaaatggattaaagtcctacccatagctttaatgagggctcgaaCTACTCCCAAAAAAGAGGGactgtccccctttgaatgtatttatggaaggcctttcttacgcacagacattgttatagaccctgaagccttggaattaactaattatgtaactcagctctcagcttttcaacagacaTTAACAGAACTCCGGGAGAAGACTCCTGACTCAGCCTCCGAGTCAAGCAGgcctctatttgagccaggaaccgAGGTCCTCATAAAAACAGTGGGATCTGGGGGGCCATCCCTCGAGCCTCTCTGGGAAGGtccttaccaggttattctttcctctcccacagctgtcaaagtgccaggaattgattcgtgggtacatcatactcgagttaagaggtggcaccctgaccaaaattaagtgacttcattttatgtctttactttctatgctctgactttgtaccttttagatgggcctgataacctatgtgagcttacttctgctgactccaaatatcctgagtctgccgttggatcctcaagacaatgtcttcctgtcctgggctcactcctatgctgcattccacaatcggtctaactgctgggtctgcggagcgctcccctcttcgtcagtggaaggcttcccgtggtggacatccccacttcaaggaaaagactttctccaagtctgtgaataccttcgacaacaatcacatgcgatgcctcttcgtcatctgatgacatctaccaaccctaaaatggactggtgcaacactttgtactctaactatggacataatgtgacttttaattttgattatacattgtctcagttcaatgactattttgctacatataaggtaaataggtctag
Above is a window of Bos javanicus breed banteng chromosome 14, ARS-OSU_banteng_1.0, whole genome shotgun sequence DNA encoding:
- the LOC133260777 gene encoding uncharacterized protein LOC133260777 — its product is MALVAFFSLLQMGANNSSLTPLNCILKNWDRFDPQGLKKTHLVFLCDTAWPRYPLEDGERWPVGGSLKYNTVLQLDRFCKEQGKWVEVAYVLPFFSLRNMPDLCPKGIDLGVKPSAPPYPLPLPPYLGLQTGIQIAHMEVQTTPVSVRPQTTLVSVETQTIEVSDEMEDRRQREEEKQVSPIYPWDHMRRAARETEEQPHKLLPLYETPTGRNNQSMRVNKPFSYQEIQRIKEDLGDYLEDPEKYIRAFKGVTLLYDLTWKDVMYILGQTLTPESKTRVLGKAVAYGDEWLGNESVGKRENEIAALPTGNQAVPTIEPDWDYNTAKGRWDQSHFVRCILEGLRQARSKPLNYGKLADIEQEEKEAPGKFLDRLREGLRRFTEIDPESEEGKVILKDRFLTQSAPDIRRKLLKQAYGPNQSLDTLLQLAQTVYYGREYEEKKERQKKTKEKAEAFAMAMKNVLKQPEKNAQRGPGEKGWACYCCGKEGHLKRDCPQASKPPPAPCPVCKGPHWKRDCPQRRRSPGSDSQDNQD